From Nitrospirota bacterium, one genomic window encodes:
- a CDS encoding archease, which translates to MKKPDYRQVEHTADLAIEVYGATLRALYRNAILAYFDLITTPNTIRPRRTWRLKVRASSPVDLLYQLLREVHYRQQAGGWLGRRVGVSVNRAKPVRVRGKSSPSPLAGEGEGAEQVQRLVLNAVIEGERFDPARHELKDEIKAVTLHGLSISRIRRQGRPCWKAFVVFDV; encoded by the coding sequence GTGAAGAAGCCTGACTACCGGCAGGTTGAACATACGGCGGATCTAGCCATCGAGGTTTATGGAGCTACTCTGAGAGCGCTGTATCGGAACGCGATTCTCGCTTATTTCGACCTTATTACAACTCCGAATACGATCAGACCTCGGCGGACGTGGCGATTGAAGGTGCGGGCGTCATCGCCGGTAGATCTGCTTTATCAGCTACTTCGGGAGGTCCACTACCGGCAGCAGGCCGGAGGGTGGCTGGGTCGAAGAGTCGGAGTATCGGTGAATCGCGCCAAACCAGTGAGGGTGAGGGGAAAATCTTCTCCCTCTCCCCTGGCGGGAGAGGGTGAGGGGGCTGAACAGGTACAACGGCTGGTTCTGAACGCGGTTATAGAAGGCGAACGGTTTGACCCGGCACGCCACGAACTGAAGGATGAAATAAAAGCGGTGACACTCCACGGCCTCTCGATCAGCCGAATCCGGCGGCAAGGGCGGCCATGCTGGAAAGCGTTCGTGGTCTTCGACGTGTGA
- a CDS encoding GAF domain-containing protein: MSQDAVPNVRQQILQNEKIIADLNRDLSRKTDQVRIIQEISAEMNSTLDLDRMLEIILHSMGRVLGFQHSMILLSEESGEDLRVAASRGYEKDGTGASVKLGQGVIGVVGKRRKMMRMGNIGAGMAYLSTARAQMNPGGSGASTATMALPGLPKVQSQLAMPLVVKDRLIGVMAVESEQMAAFDELDEVLLTILGNQAAAAIDNARMYRSEERRRVELDQANASLKRLNEKLEEKVRERTAELEGANREISGALHAARTEKQKGEELLGRMAPPEVIPQLLEDKLQPRKLKATILFTDFEGFTQFSSGMEPDELFSRLNGFFSHAGDTIARYRGYVNKTNGDSIMAIFGVPFGSPTHAIDAVLAALALQSGHREQFPLNMRIGINTGAITAGILGPSNKSLYDILGDAVNVASRMEKVCPAGGVTVSAESVPLIDRYFTIEPLGAQQVKGKGAMDCFRVAGVRTLGQDANRVDATSRFAKECSSMMDEVSRIKEQQLGMVDFLSIQARDGAILHNETVAALAVALRRFLAGGGAGSGAEGRKEAEKVPEGDLMLLALLHDLGKHALSPDRLNQPDLHFGHRGELVGELLSKTSEALEKLQFGHLAPALQRLYRFESTRGSEEETDPLVLMVAAADIYDALAAPKLYKGQPWRVTGVLEELLRMPHNQRRECPYFQGFVELMRPASASVSSRRKSEVLFR; the protein is encoded by the coding sequence GTGAGCCAGGACGCCGTCCCGAACGTTCGCCAACAAATCCTCCAGAACGAAAAGATCATCGCGGATCTCAACCGTGATCTTTCGCGAAAGACGGATCAGGTCAGGATCATTCAGGAAATCTCCGCCGAGATGAACTCCACGCTCGACCTGGACCGCATGCTGGAGATTATTCTCCATTCGATGGGGAGGGTCCTCGGATTTCAGCACTCCATGATCCTCTTGTCGGAGGAATCCGGGGAGGACCTCCGAGTAGCCGCGAGCCGCGGATATGAGAAGGACGGGACGGGTGCCAGCGTGAAGTTGGGGCAGGGTGTGATAGGCGTCGTAGGCAAACGGCGAAAGATGATGCGGATGGGGAACATCGGGGCCGGGATGGCCTATCTGTCCACGGCCCGGGCGCAGATGAACCCCGGCGGAAGTGGCGCATCGACTGCGACGATGGCGTTGCCGGGACTTCCCAAGGTGCAGAGCCAACTCGCCATGCCGTTGGTGGTGAAAGATCGCCTCATCGGCGTGATGGCGGTGGAAAGCGAGCAGATGGCCGCCTTCGATGAATTGGATGAAGTGCTGCTCACGATTCTGGGCAACCAGGCCGCGGCGGCGATCGACAACGCTAGAATGTACCGCTCGGAAGAGCGACGCCGGGTTGAACTGGACCAGGCGAATGCGTCGCTCAAGCGTCTCAATGAGAAGTTGGAGGAGAAGGTTCGGGAGCGGACGGCTGAGTTGGAGGGGGCGAACCGCGAGATCTCCGGCGCACTCCATGCGGCGCGAACGGAAAAGCAGAAGGGCGAGGAGCTTCTGGGCCGGATGGCCCCTCCGGAAGTCATTCCGCAATTGCTCGAGGACAAGCTTCAACCGAGGAAACTCAAGGCCACGATTCTCTTTACCGACTTCGAGGGATTCACGCAGTTTTCATCGGGCATGGAGCCGGACGAACTCTTCTCCCGCCTCAATGGATTTTTCAGCCACGCGGGTGACACGATTGCGCGCTACCGCGGCTATGTGAACAAGACGAACGGCGATTCGATCATGGCCATTTTCGGTGTCCCCTTTGGAAGTCCCACTCACGCCATCGATGCCGTCTTGGCCGCCCTTGCACTCCAGTCGGGTCATCGCGAGCAGTTCCCCCTCAACATGCGGATTGGGATCAACACCGGCGCCATTACCGCGGGGATCCTGGGTCCTTCAAACAAGAGCCTGTACGACATCCTCGGCGATGCCGTGAATGTGGCCAGCCGGATGGAAAAAGTGTGCCCGGCGGGCGGGGTGACCGTTTCCGCAGAGTCCGTTCCACTCATCGATCGGTATTTCACCATTGAACCGCTGGGAGCCCAGCAGGTCAAGGGGAAGGGGGCCATGGATTGCTTCCGCGTGGCGGGTGTCCGAACGCTGGGGCAAGATGCAAACCGGGTGGACGCCACCAGCCGCTTTGCGAAGGAGTGTTCTTCCATGATGGATGAGGTGAGTCGGATCAAAGAGCAGCAACTAGGCATGGTGGATTTTCTCAGCATCCAGGCGCGAGACGGCGCCATTCTCCACAACGAGACGGTTGCCGCGCTGGCGGTGGCCTTGCGGCGATTCCTTGCGGGTGGCGGAGCCGGGAGCGGAGCGGAGGGTCGGAAGGAAGCGGAGAAAGTGCCGGAAGGGGACCTCATGCTTCTCGCGCTGCTGCATGATTTGGGAAAACACGCGTTGTCGCCCGATCGGCTCAACCAGCCGGATCTCCATTTCGGGCATCGCGGGGAGTTGGTGGGGGAGCTTCTCTCAAAGACGAGCGAGGCTTTGGAGAAACTCCAGTTCGGTCACCTGGCGCCGGCGCTCCAACGTCTCTATCGGTTTGAGTCCACCCGCGGATCGGAGGAGGAAACGGATCCGCTCGTACTCATGGTGGCCGCAGCCGACATCTACGACGCCCTCGCGGCTCCCAAGCTCTACAAGGGGCAGCCGTGGCGCGTAACGGGAGTGTTGGAAGAGCTTCTACGGATGCCGCACAACCAGCGGCGCGAGTGTCCCTATTTCCAGGGATTCGTTGAACTCATGCGCCCCGCCTCCGCCTCCGTCTCCTCCCGCCGGAAATCCGAAGTCCTGTTCAGATAG
- a CDS encoding cbb3-type cytochrome c oxidase subunit I produces the protein MANPSAEPAKAGTEVSLGLVKFHLVAGLVWLLLGMMAGLTEAYRLTSPAAAEFLGNVPWLNYGRLRFFHTHSVIFGWLSNGFMAFTFYAVPKLVGKGLFLEPVAQFNRKFMQVALAAGAIGLLAGYGEGVEYAEAPWWADVLFAASFVLALLSTVGTVLQGGVKSMYVSLWYIVMAFIFTALNFVMANTIVAHVAPGAAGAALSGLWIHNAVGMWVTPMGAAIAYYLLPVLVRKPIASHKLSLLGFWTLAFLYPLGGSHHYFYSPIPWWLQVVAVPLTSALLFVVYTVVYNFFATMRGSWNRLADDIALRFLTFGIFSYIMTCTQGPFHALLSVQKVVHFTDWIVAHAHLALFGVFSWWIFAFIYFVWPRITGRAIASRALAEWHFWLALIGFFFLYYVPDTAAGLMQGFAWMRGLSIIDSLKAAEPFWVPRAVSGVVLFVSTVLLAINLIKSSRMKPEADGRG, from the coding sequence ATGGCGAATCCGTCCGCTGAGCCCGCGAAGGCCGGAACGGAAGTGTCCCTCGGCCTGGTAAAGTTCCATCTCGTTGCCGGGCTCGTTTGGCTTCTTCTTGGAATGATGGCGGGACTGACGGAAGCCTATCGACTCACCTCCCCCGCCGCCGCGGAATTTCTGGGGAATGTCCCTTGGCTGAACTACGGTCGGTTGCGGTTCTTCCACACCCACTCGGTGATCTTCGGCTGGTTGTCCAACGGATTCATGGCCTTCACGTTCTACGCGGTGCCGAAGCTGGTGGGAAAAGGACTTTTCCTCGAGCCGGTTGCGCAATTCAATCGGAAGTTCATGCAAGTGGCGCTGGCCGCCGGGGCCATCGGTCTTCTGGCCGGGTATGGCGAGGGCGTCGAGTATGCCGAGGCCCCGTGGTGGGCGGACGTGCTGTTTGCCGCCTCGTTCGTCTTGGCGCTTCTCTCCACTGTCGGAACGGTGCTCCAAGGAGGCGTGAAATCGATGTACGTCTCCCTCTGGTACATCGTGATGGCGTTTATCTTCACGGCACTGAACTTCGTGATGGCCAATACGATCGTGGCGCACGTGGCTCCCGGCGCGGCGGGCGCGGCGCTCTCCGGCCTCTGGATCCACAACGCCGTGGGCATGTGGGTGACGCCGATGGGAGCGGCGATCGCGTACTACCTTCTGCCCGTGCTTGTGCGAAAACCGATCGCGAGCCACAAGCTCTCGCTCCTCGGATTTTGGACGCTTGCCTTTCTCTATCCCCTCGGTGGAAGCCACCACTACTTTTACAGCCCCATCCCATGGTGGCTCCAGGTGGTGGCCGTTCCCCTCACGAGCGCGCTCCTCTTCGTCGTATATACCGTTGTGTACAATTTCTTCGCGACCATGCGGGGCTCCTGGAATCGGCTGGCGGACGACATCGCGCTACGCTTCCTGACGTTCGGGATCTTCTCCTACATCATGACGTGCACGCAGGGGCCATTCCACGCACTGTTGTCCGTTCAAAAGGTCGTCCATTTCACGGATTGGATCGTTGCGCACGCCCATCTGGCGCTGTTCGGTGTTTTCTCCTGGTGGATTTTCGCGTTCATCTACTTCGTCTGGCCCAGGATTACCGGCCGGGCCATCGCCTCCCGTGCCCTGGCCGAATGGCATTTCTGGCTCGCCCTGATCGGCTTTTTCTTCCTCTACTATGTGCCGGATACGGCCGCGGGTCTCATGCAGGGATTCGCGTGGATGCGGGGCCTCTCGATCATCGATTCACTCAAGGCCGCGGAGCCGTTCTGGGTGCCGCGCGCAGTATCGGGCGTTGTGCTTTTCGTCTCGACGGTGCTCCTGGCGATCAACCTGATCAAGAGCAGTCGAATGAAACCGGAGGCGGATGGCCGTGGGTGA
- a CDS encoding iron-sulfur cluster assembly accessory protein, producing the protein MITITEKAAEELKKLLSSEEELKQPVLRLKVVPGGCSGYSYAMAFEEGARANDAIAEVQGVKVAIDPDSQPHLKGLHLDFQDGLTDGGFKIQNPNAKSTCGCGSSFQT; encoded by the coding sequence ATGATTACCATCACCGAGAAGGCAGCCGAAGAATTGAAGAAACTTCTTTCCTCCGAGGAGGAGTTGAAGCAGCCGGTCCTCCGTCTGAAAGTGGTCCCCGGCGGATGCTCAGGCTATTCGTACGCGATGGCGTTTGAAGAAGGCGCTCGAGCCAACGATGCCATTGCCGAGGTTCAGGGTGTGAAAGTGGCCATCGACCCCGACAGCCAGCCCCATCTCAAGGGCTTGCATCTGGATTTTCAGGACGGCCTCACCGACGGCGGTTTCAAGATTCAGAATCCCAACGCGAAATCGACCTGCGGCTGCGGCTCCTCGTTCCAGACTTGA
- a CDS encoding histone deacetylase, whose amino-acid sequence MSRVGLLYSDVFLGHRTWQHPEKSERLQWITSGLTSSGLHDRLDTVVPRPATEEDIARVHTLSHIETIRATQGSPRAQLDADTQTSEGSYEAAVLAVGGLCEAVDRVMDGKLDSVFAMVRPPGHHAERDRAMGFCLFNNIAIAAAYARSKHKLDRILIVDWDVHHGNGTQHAFFEDPHCLYVSTHQYPFYPGTGHYRDVGMGEGEGFTVNVPLPAGQGDGEFRAIFDEVILPIATEYRPQIVMISAGFDAHKDDPLAGMGLTGPGYGYMTRALKSVASASADGKLVVALEGGYSETGLQEGTQAVFHALLNDPMVKTPAASVRIKDYVGDLKKNFKPFWKSL is encoded by the coding sequence ATGTCCCGCGTGGGTCTTCTTTACTCGGACGTGTTCCTTGGACATCGCACCTGGCAGCACCCGGAGAAGTCGGAACGTCTCCAGTGGATCACGTCCGGGCTGACATCCTCCGGCCTCCACGATCGTCTGGATACGGTCGTGCCTCGCCCGGCCACGGAGGAGGATATCGCTCGCGTCCATACGCTTTCGCACATCGAAACGATCCGGGCGACGCAGGGATCTCCTCGCGCGCAACTCGACGCCGATACCCAAACGTCAGAAGGCTCGTATGAAGCGGCGGTGCTGGCCGTCGGCGGATTGTGCGAGGCGGTGGATCGGGTCATGGACGGCAAACTGGACTCGGTGTTTGCCATGGTCCGTCCACCGGGTCACCACGCGGAACGGGACAGGGCGATGGGTTTCTGCTTATTCAACAACATCGCGATTGCGGCCGCCTACGCGCGCTCGAAGCACAAGCTGGATCGAATTCTCATCGTGGATTGGGACGTCCATCATGGGAACGGGACCCAGCACGCATTCTTCGAAGACCCACATTGTCTGTATGTCTCGACCCACCAGTATCCGTTCTACCCCGGGACCGGACACTATCGGGACGTCGGCATGGGGGAAGGCGAAGGCTTCACGGTCAACGTCCCCCTGCCGGCGGGGCAGGGCGATGGGGAGTTCAGGGCGATTTTCGATGAGGTGATCCTGCCCATCGCAACGGAATATCGTCCGCAAATCGTGATGATCTCCGCCGGCTTCGATGCCCACAAGGATGACCCCCTTGCCGGGATGGGGCTCACGGGCCCAGGCTACGGTTACATGACGCGAGCACTGAAGTCGGTCGCGTCCGCGTCGGCCGATGGGAAGCTCGTGGTGGCCTTGGAAGGTGGGTATTCCGAAACGGGACTTCAGGAGGGCACCCAGGCCGTCTTCCACGCGCTGCTGAACGATCCGATGGTAAAGACTCCTGCGGCAAGCGTCCGAATAAAGGATTACGTTGGAGACCTCAAGAAGAACTTCAAGCCATTCTGGAAATCGCTCTGA
- a CDS encoding pyridoxamine 5'-phosphate oxidase family protein, with protein MLPDEIKPAMQGVIPAHLVTCSLEGIPNTTVVSQVYYVDPDHVALSFQFFSKTSRNIRENPHAYVWIADPNTAETWDLEIQFERSETEGQLFDTMDMQLEAIASMTGMSGVFKLKAADIYRVLSVRKNIEERIPPSEIKP; from the coding sequence CTGCTGCCGGACGAGATCAAACCCGCCATGCAGGGCGTGATTCCCGCCCATCTGGTGACGTGTTCGTTGGAGGGGATCCCCAATACCACGGTGGTCTCGCAAGTGTATTATGTGGATCCTGATCACGTGGCCCTCTCTTTCCAGTTTTTCAGCAAGACGAGCCGGAACATCAGGGAAAATCCCCATGCCTACGTGTGGATCGCGGACCCGAACACGGCCGAAACGTGGGACTTGGAGATACAATTTGAACGTTCGGAGACCGAAGGCCAACTGTTCGATACGATGGACATGCAGCTCGAAGCCATCGCCTCCATGACCGGCATGTCCGGAGTGTTCAAGCTCAAGGCGGCGGACATTTATCGGGTTCTGTCGGTGCGCAAGAACATCGAGGAAAGGATCCCTCCCTCCGAGATCAAGCCGTGA
- a CDS encoding acyltransferase family protein, with the protein MTAGNASFTKRLAKRLLKSHDLDRILQIRIHDQGWGYDKFGMDKYSVALTYAMTKFLYERWFRVMSFGHEHIPRNGRAILAANHSGVIPMDGGLVALDLLHRMDPPRLMRAVVDNFAARFPYINIWFSRVGQVIGTRKNFEELLNNEELVMVFPEGAKGPGKMIWDRYKLLKFNVGFMELSLRYKAPIIPIAIVGGEEQAPMIGNIKPLARLAGMPYFPVTPFFPHLGPLSLFPLPVRYRIYYGEPFDFHKEFGEDAVNDPKKVEKCVGIVKDKIHDMIQKGLRERKGIFF; encoded by the coding sequence ATGACTGCCGGCAACGCATCCTTCACAAAGAGACTCGCCAAGCGCCTTCTCAAGTCGCACGATCTGGATCGTATCCTTCAGATTCGTATTCACGACCAGGGGTGGGGCTACGACAAGTTCGGGATGGACAAGTATTCCGTGGCGCTCACGTATGCCATGACCAAGTTTCTCTACGAGAGGTGGTTCCGGGTGATGAGCTTCGGTCACGAGCACATTCCACGGAACGGACGGGCCATCCTCGCGGCAAACCATAGCGGCGTCATCCCCATGGACGGTGGGCTGGTCGCTCTCGATCTCCTGCACCGGATGGACCCACCCCGTCTGATGCGAGCGGTGGTGGACAATTTCGCCGCCCGCTTTCCGTACATCAACATCTGGTTCAGTCGCGTGGGACAAGTCATCGGCACGCGCAAGAATTTCGAAGAACTCCTCAACAACGAGGAGCTGGTCATGGTTTTCCCCGAGGGCGCCAAGGGTCCGGGCAAGATGATTTGGGACCGCTACAAACTTCTCAAGTTCAACGTCGGTTTCATGGAGCTGTCGCTGCGATACAAGGCCCCGATCATTCCCATCGCCATCGTCGGCGGCGAGGAGCAGGCGCCGATGATCGGGAACATCAAGCCCCTGGCCCGACTCGCGGGGATGCCTTACTTCCCCGTGACCCCGTTCTTTCCCCATCTGGGACCTCTGTCCCTGTTTCCTCTTCCCGTTCGGTATCGCATCTACTATGGCGAGCCCTTCGATTTCCACAAAGAGTTCGGCGAGGACGCGGTAAACGATCCGAAGAAGGTCGAGAAGTGCGTCGGCATCGTGAAGGACAAGATCCACGACATGATCCAGAAGGGCCTCCGCGAGCGGAAGGGAATCTTCTTTTGA
- a CDS encoding cbb3-type cytochrome c oxidase subunit II, which yields MAVGEEKGPVAERPVAGQPRERVRQDADPPRGGPPVAERPMFILLVAGVGFFIFSIVAMGLAPWTTLRHVSKPPAGFKNPYLDDKGQLNAAGRGRHVYIREGCWHCHSQFVRPVSGESFRYGPVSQAWESMYDVPHLFGTRRIGPDLSREAGRRPDDWHFAHLYNPRSVVPLSVMPPYAFLFDETSAGPRPREEAKDLVAYLQVLGKPFEEQVKAMVYPQLVSVSGAPPEDPASLHRGKMLFEEHCAGCHGALADGNGQANAFLRPSASNLRARYLKPEYVYTLFYGGIPGSAMPSFRELPERDLWAIAQAVSAFGVDSKDRALAAADPTLTEKGKAIFISQCGVCHGFEGKGDGPAAVALTPRPKDFMRRLFDPAHIDRILQEGRSGSAMAPFPALGPDDRKAIAAFLTTLYGGAL from the coding sequence ATGGCCGTGGGTGAGGAGAAAGGGCCCGTCGCCGAACGCCCTGTGGCAGGACAGCCGCGGGAGCGCGTGAGGCAGGACGCCGATCCCCCGAGAGGGGGACCGCCAGTGGCGGAGCGCCCGATGTTCATCCTGCTCGTCGCGGGCGTCGGATTCTTCATCTTCTCCATCGTGGCGATGGGGCTGGCGCCGTGGACGACCTTGCGGCACGTTTCAAAGCCGCCGGCAGGTTTCAAGAATCCCTATCTGGACGACAAAGGCCAACTCAATGCGGCGGGGCGGGGTCGCCACGTCTACATCCGGGAAGGCTGCTGGCATTGCCACTCGCAGTTCGTCCGGCCTGTGTCCGGTGAATCCTTCAGGTACGGTCCGGTCAGCCAAGCATGGGAAAGCATGTACGATGTGCCCCATCTGTTCGGCACGCGCAGGATCGGTCCGGACCTGAGTCGCGAGGCGGGCCGCCGACCGGATGACTGGCATTTCGCGCACCTGTATAACCCAAGATCGGTCGTGCCTCTCTCGGTCATGCCTCCGTATGCGTTTCTCTTCGACGAAACATCGGCGGGGCCGAGGCCGAGGGAGGAAGCGAAGGATCTGGTGGCGTATCTCCAGGTTCTGGGGAAGCCGTTCGAGGAGCAGGTGAAGGCCATGGTCTATCCGCAGTTGGTTTCGGTGAGCGGTGCGCCCCCGGAGGACCCGGCCAGTTTGCATCGAGGCAAGATGCTGTTCGAGGAACATTGCGCCGGATGTCACGGTGCGCTGGCGGATGGGAACGGCCAGGCGAACGCCTTTCTGCGCCCGAGTGCATCGAACCTGAGAGCGCGCTATCTGAAGCCCGAGTACGTGTACACGCTTTTCTACGGCGGCATCCCGGGATCGGCCATGCCTTCCTTCCGCGAACTTCCCGAGCGCGATCTGTGGGCGATTGCGCAGGCCGTGTCCGCCTTCGGGGTCGACTCGAAGGACAGGGCGCTCGCGGCCGCCGATCCGACTCTCACGGAGAAGGGGAAGGCCATTTTCATCTCCCAGTGCGGCGTGTGTCACGGTTTCGAGGGGAAGGGCGACGGCCCGGCCGCCGTGGCGCTGACGCCGCGGCCGAAAGACTTCATGCGCCGACTTTTCGATCCCGCCCACATCGACCGGATTCTCCAAGAGGGTCGGTCGGGCTCAGCGATGGCGCCGTTTCCTGCATTGGGACCCGATGACCGGAAGGCTATCGCGGCGTTTCTAACGACGCTCTACGGAGGTGCGTTGTGA
- the folE gene encoding GTP cyclohydrolase I FolE, producing the protein MAEEKQATGHSSNGIIQSAVVELLKAVGEDPGREGLRKTPDRIARMYKELTAGYSVTPEALINGALFESQYDEMVVVKGIEFYSLCEHHLLPFFGRCHIAYIPSGRIIGLSKIPRIVEAYSRRVQIQERLTSQIADFVNTALKPQGTAVSMEAEHLCMTMRGVKKANAKMVTNSMMGVFKKDERTRNEFMSLIRSGNAS; encoded by the coding sequence TTGGCTGAAGAAAAACAAGCTACGGGTCACAGCTCGAACGGGATCATTCAATCGGCTGTCGTCGAACTCCTGAAGGCCGTCGGGGAGGATCCCGGCCGGGAGGGACTGCGCAAAACTCCGGATCGCATCGCCCGCATGTACAAGGAGCTGACGGCCGGCTATTCCGTCACGCCCGAAGCCCTGATCAACGGAGCGTTATTCGAGTCGCAGTACGATGAGATGGTGGTGGTCAAGGGCATCGAGTTTTACAGCCTATGCGAGCATCATCTTCTGCCGTTCTTTGGACGCTGCCATATCGCCTACATTCCATCGGGGCGGATTATCGGCCTCAGCAAGATTCCGAGGATTGTGGAGGCCTACTCGCGCCGCGTCCAAATTCAGGAGCGGCTGACGTCACAGATCGCCGATTTCGTGAACACCGCGCTGAAACCGCAAGGCACGGCGGTGAGCATGGAGGCGGAGCATCTCTGCATGACGATGCGGGGAGTGAAGAAAGCGAATGCGAAGATGGTGACGAATTCGATGATGGGGGTCTTCAAGAAGGACGAACGCACCCGCAATGAATTCATGTCGCTGATCCGCAGCGGGAACGCAAGCTAG
- a CDS encoding pyridoxamine 5'-phosphate oxidase family protein, whose amino-acid sequence MIPEKLVEFLHGPVYIGVGTRDERLRPLHTWAMGMTVAADRKALTLFIPDKTSGRMLENLKHNGKVAVGVGSPVNNENYQLKGEFATSRPTEPGEAAIQEIYRTKLLTTSIQAGYPEAIIKPLVMGFAYKPSLAVTVIVKEIYLQTPGPEAGKKMA is encoded by the coding sequence ATGATCCCCGAAAAGTTGGTTGAATTTCTGCACGGCCCCGTTTACATCGGGGTCGGTACGCGCGACGAGAGGCTGCGACCCCTTCACACGTGGGCCATGGGTATGACTGTGGCCGCGGATAGGAAGGCCCTCACGCTTTTCATCCCCGATAAGACGTCCGGAAGGATGTTGGAGAATCTCAAACATAATGGAAAAGTGGCCGTCGGCGTAGGCTCCCCCGTGAACAACGAGAACTACCAACTCAAGGGAGAGTTCGCCACATCCCGGCCCACCGAACCCGGAGAGGCGGCCATTCAGGAAATTTATCGGACGAAACTTCTGACCACGTCGATCCAAGCCGGTTATCCCGAGGCGATCATCAAACCGCTCGTCATGGGATTTGCCTACAAGCCCTCGCTGGCCGTCACGGTCATCGTGAAGGAAATCTATCTCCAAACCCCGGGCCCCGAGGCCGGAAAGAAGATGGCCTGA
- a CDS encoding ATP-binding protein encodes MAAETKNMSPFSPNSPVQAELFVGRRGQIQRMVDRGIVQVVAGKPMAFFIEGEYGIGKSSIANLIRWLAARDFGVFGIYAPLGGARDLRDVGEIILQQTVRAGHLDPTKWEGLKDKLAKYVGKQEVSLFGFGLNLDLAALKTDAPQIATHFGLLSFLGDVLGRLRRAEQSTKGIMLVLDEINGIAANPEFSRFLKSLWDANAADPSHQLPLMLVLCGTKERRFDMMAQHEPVERIFELIQIAPLDQAEMGNFFTRAFESVQMKVDQNVLEFMTWYSAGFPRIMHLVGDAAYWLDTDGVVSKDDAIGAVLTAAEELGRKFVDARVYAALQSADYQAILQKIGQLGPAETAFNRKQVLTGLTEAQIGKFDNFLTKMKHLNVIKQGPVRGEYEFTMRMVRVYIWMRSTPPVTQPK; translated from the coding sequence ATGGCCGCTGAAACCAAGAACATGAGTCCGTTCTCGCCGAACAGTCCGGTGCAGGCCGAGTTGTTCGTGGGCCGCAGGGGCCAGATTCAGCGCATGGTAGATCGAGGAATCGTTCAGGTTGTCGCCGGCAAGCCAATGGCATTCTTCATCGAAGGGGAATACGGGATAGGCAAGAGCTCCATAGCCAACCTGATTCGATGGTTGGCTGCAAGAGATTTCGGGGTTTTTGGTATCTATGCACCGCTTGGAGGCGCAAGAGACTTGCGGGATGTAGGAGAGATCATCCTCCAGCAGACGGTGCGAGCCGGCCACCTCGATCCGACTAAATGGGAGGGATTGAAAGACAAGCTCGCCAAATACGTTGGAAAGCAGGAGGTGTCGCTGTTCGGTTTCGGCCTGAACCTTGATCTTGCAGCGCTGAAGACCGATGCGCCCCAGATCGCAACACATTTCGGACTGCTTAGCTTCCTTGGAGATGTGCTCGGGCGCCTGCGCCGAGCCGAGCAGAGTACCAAAGGAATCATGCTGGTCCTGGACGAAATCAATGGCATAGCGGCTAACCCGGAGTTCTCGCGATTCCTGAAGAGCCTCTGGGATGCGAATGCCGCCGACCCATCACACCAACTGCCCCTGATGTTGGTTCTGTGCGGCACCAAAGAGCGACGATTCGACATGATGGCCCAGCATGAACCTGTAGAGCGCATTTTCGAGCTTATCCAGATTGCGCCTCTAGACCAAGCGGAAATGGGGAACTTCTTCACCAGGGCGTTTGAAAGCGTTCAAATGAAGGTCGATCAGAACGTGCTGGAGTTCATGACATGGTATTCTGCGGGGTTTCCTCGGATCATGCATCTAGTTGGGGATGCGGCCTATTGGCTCGATACCGATGGCGTCGTATCGAAGGACGATGCGATAGGGGCGGTATTGACGGCAGCGGAGGAGTTAGGAAGAAAATTCGTGGACGCTAGAGTATACGCCGCTCTACAGTCGGCTGACTACCAGGCCATTCTCCAGAAGATTGGGCAATTGGGACCCGCCGAAACGGCTTTCAACAGGAAACAGGTCCTTACGGGACTGACGGAGGCTCAGATAGGCAAGTTCGACAATTTCCTGACCAAGATGAAGCACCTGAATGTGATCAAGCAAGGGCCGGTGAGGGGTGAATATGAGTTCACTATGCGCATGGTGCGCGTGTATATTTGGATGCGTAGCACCCCCCCCGTGACCCAACCCAAGTGA
- a CDS encoding BrnT family toxin has product MHFEWSPAKAAKNARKHRVSFEEASSVFYDPLAATGADPDHSLDEERMVTFGLSSAGRLLVVAHIERGEAIRIISARIATPGERRIYEER; this is encoded by the coding sequence ATGCACTTCGAATGGAGCCCGGCCAAGGCTGCGAAGAATGCTCGCAAGCACCGGGTGTCGTTTGAAGAGGCATCATCGGTGTTCTACGACCCCTTGGCGGCGACAGGTGCGGATCCGGACCATTCGCTTGACGAAGAGCGAATGGTAACATTCGGGTTGTCTTCTGCGGGTCGCCTCCTTGTCGTGGCTCACATCGAGCGTGGTGAGGCCATTCGAATCATCAGCGCTCGTATCGCAACCCCAGGCGAAAGGCGGATTTATGAAGAGAGGTAA